In Mycobacteriales bacterium, a genomic segment contains:
- a CDS encoding alcohol dehydrogenase catalytic domain-containing protein, with the protein MYRPIAADPEGDGMKAVVYDAPRTFSIRDVPTPEPKPGEVRVRVAQTGICGTDLHIHEGNFFAE; encoded by the coding sequence ATGTATCGTCCGATCGCAGCCGATCCGGAAGGGGATGGCATGAAGGCCGTCGTGTACGACGCACCCCGTACCTTCTCGATCCGGGACGTCCCGACCCCCGAGCCCAAGCCCGGCGAGGTGCGGGTACGGGTCGCCCAGACCGGGATCTGCGGGACAGATCTGCACATCCACGAGGGCAACTTCTTCGCCGAGTT